One Rhodothermaceae bacterium DNA window includes the following coding sequences:
- a CDS encoding asparagine synthetase B: MCSTALLLLLTALPARALQDLLVPMDVSQSDHLKAYGAVYWALQRGEPVDWLLNYRGGSFLVSDFSGLRDELALRGITYESLSGSTVAQLIAEVESNRANTALVRLETPPRIAVYAPEQTLPWDDAVLLALKYAEVPYDMIYDDDVLGGRLSAYDWLHLHHEDFTGQHGKFYQYRNMPWYIEQQREAELAADRHGHRKVSHLKLEVAQTIKQYVSEGGFLFAMCSGTDTYDIALSAFITDIVPAEYDGDPVDPDARSKLDYSATLAFHDFNPSFNAAEYEHSDIDAGPPPQQLQNPVLDYFTLFEFSAKWDPVPTMLTQNHVSTVAGFIGQTTAFRKRFVKPNVVILAEVPQREEVKYLHGSYGQGTFTFYGGHDPEDYQHYVGDPPTDLSLHPNSPGYRLILNNILFPAARKKKQKT, encoded by the coding sequence ATCTGTAGCACTGCACTGCTACTTTTGTTGACCGCCCTCCCCGCTCGCGCACTACAAGATCTGCTGGTGCCAATGGATGTGAGCCAGTCCGATCATTTAAAGGCTTATGGGGCTGTTTACTGGGCACTCCAGAGGGGAGAACCTGTCGACTGGCTACTCAATTATCGCGGAGGTTCATTCCTGGTATCTGATTTTTCCGGGCTGCGGGATGAACTCGCACTTCGTGGAATCACCTATGAGAGCCTTTCTGGAAGCACGGTCGCACAACTGATTGCAGAAGTAGAAAGTAATCGGGCAAATACCGCACTGGTTCGACTGGAAACCCCTCCACGGATTGCCGTATATGCCCCGGAGCAAACCCTTCCCTGGGACGACGCGGTACTCCTGGCCCTGAAGTATGCCGAGGTCCCGTATGACATGATTTATGATGATGACGTCCTGGGTGGTAGACTGTCGGCGTATGACTGGCTTCACCTGCATCATGAAGACTTTACGGGGCAACATGGCAAATTTTATCAGTATCGGAATATGCCCTGGTACATTGAGCAGCAACGTGAGGCCGAACTGGCGGCAGACCGACATGGTCATCGTAAAGTGAGCCACCTTAAACTTGAGGTTGCTCAAACCATCAAACAATATGTATCCGAGGGCGGATTTCTATTTGCTATGTGCTCTGGTACAGACACATACGATATAGCACTGTCGGCATTCATAACGGACATTGTCCCAGCGGAGTACGACGGAGACCCGGTAGACCCGGATGCGAGAAGCAAGCTGGACTACTCCGCTACTTTGGCATTCCACGACTTTAATCCAAGCTTCAATGCTGCCGAGTATGAGCACTCGGATATCGACGCTGGACCTCCTCCCCAACAACTCCAAAACCCTGTATTGGACTACTTCACCTTGTTTGAATTCAGTGCGAAATGGGACCCTGTCCCTACGATGCTGACCCAGAACCATGTGTCAACCGTAGCAGGCTTTATCGGACAGACGACCGCATTCAGGAAGCGTTTCGTGAAACCGAACGTGGTCATTCTCGCAGAAGTGCCTCAGCGCGAGGAGGTGAAGTATTTACACGGATCCTACGGCCAGGGTACCTTCACGTTTTACGGGGGGCATGATCCAGAGGATTATCAACACTACGTCGGGGATCCTCCAACGGATTTGAGCCTGCATCCAAACTCTCCCGGCTATCGCCTGATCCTGAATAATATCCTCTTCCCTGCCGCCCGAAAGAAAAAACAGAAAACCTAA
- the rseP gene encoding RIP metalloprotease RseP, whose translation MRPDGTPSRCEVYRSRAINFGAAVSILWILFTFIPALMILVFVHELGHFWAARAFGMRVDRFSIGFPPNILKKRFGQTEYVLGITPLGGYVKIAGMVDESLDTDFKDEEPQPDEFRSKPLWQRMIVISAGVIMNMVLAFVIFFALTWAFGTSNYAHTEDGTIFVADSSVASVDVGMQTGDRLLAIGEYIYEPGGPDIPLNSILTDELAFEVERDGQTLTLPAPGNLMTRVQELEAGGLYGLGIYAWPSTLGSVAEGMPAELAGLQVGDRITAVNQSPVKYWLDLIDHIDTSGGDSLLVAWERDEGQRSVAYEAVVVPVMNPRCDYVIGIGVARTQVDHGLIESVGIGLKDTGENTQAITTSLWRIVSGKESVRDNLGGPVMVANVIGEAASSGARPFWFIVAMLSITLAIVNILPIPVLDGGHLMFLFYELFTRKEPPLKVRIFLQQAGMILLLILMAFLITNDVIRAFSSRGNEASEVEPVVCQVDETEAGAE comes from the coding sequence ATGCGGCCGGACGGAACACCTTCACGCTGTGAAGTATACCGTAGCCGAGCAATAAATTTTGGTGCTGCTGTGAGCATTCTCTGGATTCTTTTCACATTTATTCCGGCCCTGATGATTCTCGTGTTCGTGCACGAGTTGGGTCATTTCTGGGCAGCGCGGGCATTTGGTATGCGGGTGGATCGCTTTTCGATCGGATTTCCCCCAAACATATTGAAGAAGCGTTTTGGTCAGACCGAGTATGTTCTGGGGATAACGCCGCTCGGAGGATACGTAAAAATTGCTGGCATGGTGGACGAAAGTCTGGATACGGACTTCAAAGACGAGGAGCCGCAACCCGATGAATTTCGGTCAAAGCCTCTCTGGCAGCGCATGATTGTCATCAGCGCAGGTGTGATCATGAACATGGTTCTGGCTTTCGTCATCTTTTTTGCACTCACGTGGGCGTTTGGGACCAGTAATTATGCCCACACGGAAGACGGGACCATCTTTGTCGCGGACAGTTCGGTTGCGTCCGTTGATGTTGGGATGCAGACCGGAGATCGCCTACTCGCAATTGGGGAATACATCTACGAGCCGGGCGGCCCCGACATTCCTCTGAATTCAATATTGACGGACGAACTCGCATTTGAAGTGGAGCGGGATGGCCAGACTCTGACGCTTCCGGCACCGGGAAACCTGATGACCCGAGTTCAGGAGCTGGAAGCCGGAGGACTCTATGGACTGGGGATCTATGCCTGGCCCAGTACGCTTGGGTCCGTTGCGGAAGGAATGCCTGCGGAATTGGCTGGATTGCAGGTGGGTGACCGTATCACCGCCGTGAACCAAAGCCCCGTGAAGTACTGGCTGGACTTGATTGATCATATTGACACTTCAGGCGGGGATTCGCTTCTGGTTGCATGGGAACGGGATGAGGGGCAGCGCTCGGTTGCATATGAGGCCGTGGTGGTGCCGGTCATGAACCCGAGATGTGATTATGTGATTGGGATCGGTGTCGCACGGACGCAGGTCGATCATGGACTGATCGAGTCAGTGGGGATTGGATTGAAGGATACCGGGGAGAACACGCAAGCGATCACCACCAGTTTGTGGCGGATCGTTTCAGGCAAGGAGAGTGTTCGGGATAACCTGGGAGGGCCGGTGATGGTGGCGAATGTGATTGGAGAGGCGGCAAGCAGTGGAGCACGCCCGTTTTGGTTTATCGTGGCCATGCTTTCGATCACCCTGGCAATAGTAAATATTCTGCCGATCCCCGTTTTAGATGGAGGGCATTTAATGTTCCTCTTTTACGAATTATTTACACGCAAGGAGCCGCCTCTCAAAGTGCGTATTTTCCTGCAACAGGCAGGGATGATCCTTTTACTGATTTTGATGGCATTCCTGATTACCAACGATGTCATCCGAGCATTCAGTTCCCGGGGTAATGAGGCCAGTGAAGTAGAGCCCGTAGTCTGCCAAGTTGATGAAACAGAGGCTGGGGCAGAATAA
- a CDS encoding TonB-dependent receptor: MLLVGLCSVIHSTQGQELAALDGFVTDAANGETLIAANVFVEGTLRGATTNLSGYYAVSGIEPGTYTVRFSYIGFDTIRREITFAPGESVRLDIELTTSEELLEAIEISADRITEEEIRSIGVSQITVATIQQLPQVFEPDVFRSLQLLPGVAQSSDYSSGLYIRGGDPGQTLILLDRTKIYNPSHVFGFFSSFNTDAIKDVRLYKGGFPATYGGVIGSVLDVQNKDGNRRETDGKLSVGLLASRAFAEGPYSRGSWMAALRRSTLEPLLIAFEDIDAVPRAFYFYDFNGKINIDVSRDDKLSFSFYAGSDYLRSTFTEGVEIKLLYGNRTVTGSWVHLWSNQFFTNATITSTWYESTPSATFSGTNFKQVNRVVETSVRADFEYYAGSKHDIVGGLWAGIFDAPLTNFFDDREVFHTRNRVEHASLYLQDTYRPTTNWSLTAGLRATYYGYGHYFTLAPRFSMERQLGPDVRMQASAGRYYQFLTLISNEVFSGFDFWLTSGDGVKPAYGDQYILGLKTNLFEGITLDTEVYYRTMRQLFVLDPFSTGLAGLEYAELFAFGKGAAGGLEIQLSRQSGRVNGFIAYTLANTNRYFPRLNQDTFGMPRSYSPRNDRLHDLNVVGQWRISRRWELGAVFTYATGQAYTRPEATYTVYSPRGVNGLDQTELLVSPGLNQARLPAYHRLDIGVTWSGSLGRFADYELQMQVINAYARENAWFIFNEFEDDGSLSRSTIPQIPIPLPNLSFTLDF; this comes from the coding sequence ATTCTACTGGTTGGATTGTGTTCAGTCATTCATTCGACACAAGGGCAGGAGTTGGCTGCGCTGGATGGATTCGTTACGGACGCAGCCAATGGAGAGACTCTGATTGCTGCAAATGTTTTTGTGGAGGGTACACTCCGGGGGGCAACCACGAACCTGTCCGGTTATTACGCGGTTTCGGGGATCGAACCTGGAACCTATACTGTCAGATTCTCCTACATCGGATTCGATACAATCCGGCGCGAGATCACGTTTGCTCCTGGAGAATCGGTCCGACTTGACATTGAACTCACGACAAGCGAGGAACTCCTTGAGGCCATTGAGATCTCCGCAGACCGCATTACGGAGGAAGAAATCCGCTCCATTGGTGTCAGTCAGATCACGGTGGCGACGATCCAGCAACTGCCTCAGGTTTTTGAACCTGATGTCTTTCGATCCCTTCAGCTTCTGCCCGGCGTGGCACAGTCCTCTGACTACTCCAGTGGGCTTTATATCCGCGGAGGTGACCCCGGTCAAACATTGATCCTACTGGATCGCACGAAAATTTATAATCCAAGCCACGTTTTTGGCTTTTTCTCATCCTTCAATACCGATGCTATCAAGGATGTCCGACTCTATAAAGGAGGCTTCCCCGCTACCTATGGTGGAGTCATTGGATCTGTGCTGGATGTGCAAAACAAAGATGGCAACCGGCGTGAGACTGATGGAAAACTTAGCGTAGGTCTGCTGGCTTCGCGTGCATTCGCTGAAGGCCCCTATTCCCGAGGCTCCTGGATGGCAGCACTGAGGCGCTCAACGCTGGAGCCTCTGCTGATTGCATTTGAAGACATTGATGCCGTTCCCCGGGCTTTTTATTTCTATGACTTCAATGGGAAGATTAATATCGATGTCTCCCGTGACGATAAACTCTCTTTCTCATTCTATGCAGGCTCAGACTACCTTCGTTCCACCTTTACGGAGGGGGTCGAAATTAAACTCCTTTACGGGAATCGTACGGTGACCGGCAGCTGGGTACATTTATGGTCCAATCAGTTCTTCACGAATGCCACCATTACTTCAACCTGGTACGAATCCACCCCAAGTGCCACCTTTAGCGGCACCAATTTCAAGCAGGTTAACCGAGTTGTGGAAACTTCGGTGCGGGCAGATTTTGAATACTATGCAGGATCAAAGCACGATATTGTCGGTGGACTCTGGGCAGGAATTTTTGACGCACCCCTGACCAACTTCTTCGATGACAGAGAGGTCTTCCATACACGTAATCGTGTTGAGCATGCTTCACTCTATCTTCAGGACACTTATCGTCCTACAACGAACTGGTCCTTAACGGCAGGGTTGCGAGCAACCTATTACGGATATGGCCACTACTTCACATTGGCCCCGCGATTTTCAATGGAGCGGCAGCTGGGACCCGATGTGCGGATGCAAGCAAGTGCGGGAAGATATTATCAGTTCCTGACCCTGATCTCGAACGAGGTCTTTTCGGGGTTTGATTTCTGGTTAACCAGTGGAGACGGCGTAAAGCCTGCATACGGGGATCAGTACATCCTCGGACTAAAGACCAACCTGTTTGAGGGGATCACACTGGATACCGAAGTTTATTACCGGACGATGAGACAGCTTTTTGTACTGGATCCATTCAGCACTGGGCTTGCCGGGCTGGAGTATGCTGAATTATTTGCTTTTGGTAAAGGAGCGGCTGGCGGACTTGAAATACAGCTGTCTCGCCAAAGTGGTCGCGTGAACGGGTTTATTGCCTATACCTTGGCGAACACCAATCGATATTTCCCACGACTGAATCAGGATACGTTTGGGATGCCACGAAGTTATTCTCCACGTAATGACCGCCTTCATGACCTGAACGTGGTTGGCCAGTGGAGAATCTCCCGCCGATGGGAGCTAGGCGCTGTCTTTACCTATGCAACCGGCCAGGCATATACGCGGCCGGAAGCCACTTATACAGTCTATAGTCCTCGGGGCGTTAACGGGCTTGACCAAACGGAGCTCTTGGTTTCTCCCGGCCTGAATCAGGCAAGATTACCTGCTTATCATCGACTGGACATCGGGGTTACCTGGAGTGGTTCCCTGGGACGCTTTGCCGACTATGAACTACAGATGCAGGTCATTAACGCATATGCGCGAGAGAATGCTTGGTTTATTTTTAATGAGTTTGAAGATGACGGCTCTCTATCCAGAAGTACGATTCCGCAGATCCCCATTCCTCTGCCGAACTTGTCATTTACCCTCGATTTCTGA
- a CDS encoding acyl-CoA thioesterase: MGSRKTPGDSRTIMSEVVLPNDTNPHDTMFGGRLLSLMDKCAAISAMRHAGIVCVTVSVDSVEFNSPILLGEVVTIEAWVNRTFRTSLEVEILVEAENLAQKERRQCNHAYFTFVAVDEHGKSTPVDPIYPETDLEKERYEKAAMRRELRLHLKGRIDLKDTIYLKDDLIAAISQRDL; the protein is encoded by the coding sequence ATGGGTTCCCGAAAAACTCCTGGCGATTCGCGCACTATAATGTCGGAAGTCGTGCTGCCGAACGACACTAATCCGCATGACACCATGTTTGGGGGACGCCTTCTTTCCCTGATGGATAAGTGTGCCGCGATCTCTGCCATGCGTCATGCAGGGATCGTCTGTGTTACCGTGTCCGTCGATTCGGTGGAATTTAATTCTCCGATTCTACTCGGCGAAGTGGTGACGATTGAGGCATGGGTGAACCGGACATTCCGGACCTCTCTGGAGGTAGAGATCCTGGTGGAAGCGGAAAATCTGGCTCAAAAAGAAAGACGCCAATGCAATCATGCCTATTTCACGTTCGTTGCCGTGGATGAGCATGGGAAATCAACTCCAGTAGATCCGATCTATCCTGAAACCGATCTCGAGAAGGAACGCTATGAGAAAGCCGCCATGCGACGGGAACTGCGCCTTCACCTAAAAGGCCGCATAGATCTTAAAGACACGATATATCTCAAGGATGATCTGATCGCGGCGATTTCCCAGAGGGACCTTTAG
- a CDS encoding 1-deoxy-D-xylulose-5-phosphate reductoisomerase, producing the protein MTEQQRGISIIGSTGSIGTQCLDIVRRHPERLRVVALSANRSIDLLVSQAYEFSPEVVAVADESKFAELQKKLQGTGIQVLEGEEGVCRCATLPKADIVLGAATGVAGLKSVLSALTAGKALALANKETLVAAGDLAMEAARAHGATIIPVDSEHSAVFQCLEDGGINNVEKILLTASGGPFWNSVPHMLDKITPQEALKHPNWDMGPKVTIDSATMMNKGLEVIEAYWLFGLTEKQIDIVVHPQSIIHSMVLFKDGSVKAQLSLPDMRLPIQYALSYPDRWSLPEGRIDWTRSQSLEFHPPNLKKFPCLRLAMEALEAGGNASAVLNAANEAAVDLFLKEKLSFMGIPHMIERALSELSGPVLSTYEEVVHVDQLTRRYVLDAAGRNTFTL; encoded by the coding sequence ATGACTGAGCAGCAGCGTGGTATCAGTATTATAGGTTCGACTGGATCTATCGGGACGCAGTGCCTGGATATTGTTCGGAGACATCCGGAGCGATTACGCGTGGTAGCACTCTCGGCCAATCGGAGTATCGATCTTTTAGTGAGCCAGGCTTATGAATTTTCTCCAGAAGTTGTTGCTGTGGCAGATGAGTCCAAGTTTGCAGAACTTCAGAAAAAACTCCAGGGCACGGGGATTCAGGTACTTGAAGGCGAGGAGGGGGTATGCAGGTGTGCAACGCTCCCGAAAGCGGATATCGTGCTGGGAGCCGCCACGGGAGTTGCGGGACTAAAGTCGGTCTTGTCCGCTCTGACTGCGGGGAAGGCGTTGGCACTGGCAAACAAAGAAACCCTGGTTGCTGCAGGGGATCTTGCAATGGAAGCGGCCCGGGCCCATGGCGCCACGATCATCCCCGTTGATAGCGAGCACTCCGCAGTGTTTCAATGCCTGGAAGACGGCGGGATCAATAATGTCGAGAAAATCCTTCTCACTGCCTCTGGAGGCCCTTTCTGGAACAGTGTGCCCCACATGCTTGACAAAATTACCCCCCAGGAGGCACTCAAACATCCTAATTGGGATATGGGGCCCAAAGTAACCATTGACTCGGCCACAATGATGAATAAGGGGCTAGAGGTGATTGAAGCCTATTGGCTGTTTGGGCTTACAGAGAAACAGATCGATATTGTCGTACACCCACAGTCCATCATCCACTCCATGGTATTATTCAAAGATGGATCGGTGAAAGCGCAGCTCAGCTTGCCGGATATGAGGCTGCCCATTCAGTATGCACTCAGTTACCCGGATCGGTGGTCACTCCCCGAAGGGCGTATAGATTGGACTCGTTCCCAGTCGCTGGAATTCCATCCACCCAACCTGAAAAAATTCCCCTGTTTACGTCTGGCAATGGAGGCGTTAGAGGCGGGAGGGAATGCATCCGCCGTCTTAAATGCTGCCAATGAAGCGGCCGTAGATCTTTTTTTGAAAGAGAAGCTCAGCTTTATGGGGATCCCGCATATGATCGAAAGAGCACTCAGCGAACTGTCTGGCCCGGTTTTGAGCACGTACGAGGAGGTAGTACATGTAGATCAGCTTACCCGCCGCTACGTGTTGGATGCGGCCGGACGGAACACCTTCACGCTGTGA
- a CDS encoding tetratricopeptide repeat protein — translation MRLFFIYWFCTCALSSVVLAQPQRADRTRPVSQEDQLDDNANSRYLLALGYLRGMQFDRAIAVLRELRDEYPEHKTIFDTLKDAYVSTKQYQEAILLLDDAIVRSDEIQKLPLEVERAQLLYLGGDEPAALDSWYSAVESALETETAYRIAYNSMMEVRLLVQAIDLLKQGREVIGNKNAFHAELAYLYSLTGQHEFATQEYLDLLTLNPRQLNYVRGRLGRDMQQEGALEVVVHVTQERVLVQPDLLQLRELLAWLYEESGDFERAYREITAMEEDSESSGQEIYQFALRAAEAGAFTVAGDAFQAVLETHPKEDIFEQARLGIADMYRLQAERADKSPEDYQKSLEAYERFLMDFPGHPQAPTVMAQIAALHQDVFRNRDTARVILQRLATQYMNSPVGQEAQFDLGRLAIEEGDLDQAAIIFAQLSARTSGELFARSKFEEAVIHFYAGEFTAAQSTLGDIRDETDKETANDAIALRVLLLESPQPDSTNLALLSYAQALLLLRQQKANETVLVTQDILTRWGAHPIADEARFLRAEALLLNGQSEDALIAFGEFPLIHPESPLRDRSLFHYAEILETVQGDTAGALQAYTDLLTQHPGSLLVEKVRERIRALRATNL, via the coding sequence ATGCGTCTCTTTTTTATTTACTGGTTCTGTACATGTGCCTTAAGCAGCGTTGTTCTGGCTCAGCCTCAACGCGCGGATCGAACCCGTCCGGTTTCTCAAGAGGATCAGCTTGACGACAATGCCAACTCCCGGTATTTGCTCGCACTGGGATATTTGAGGGGGATGCAGTTTGATCGGGCCATTGCAGTCTTGCGCGAGTTGCGTGACGAATACCCCGAGCACAAAACCATCTTTGACACACTCAAGGATGCTTATGTCAGTACCAAACAATATCAAGAGGCTATCTTGCTGCTTGATGATGCGATCGTCCGCAGCGATGAAATTCAGAAGCTGCCGCTTGAAGTGGAACGCGCACAGTTATTATATCTCGGTGGAGATGAGCCCGCAGCACTGGATTCCTGGTATTCAGCGGTCGAATCTGCCTTAGAAACAGAGACCGCCTACCGGATCGCCTATAATAGCATGATGGAGGTGCGTCTCCTCGTTCAGGCCATCGATTTGCTCAAGCAGGGCAGAGAAGTAATCGGGAATAAAAACGCGTTCCATGCAGAGCTTGCATACCTGTACAGCCTAACCGGTCAGCATGAATTTGCGACCCAGGAATACCTGGACCTTTTGACTTTGAACCCACGTCAATTGAACTATGTCCGGGGGCGACTTGGGCGCGATATGCAGCAAGAGGGAGCCCTTGAAGTGGTGGTTCACGTCACACAGGAGCGCGTTTTAGTGCAGCCCGATTTATTACAGTTGCGTGAACTTTTGGCCTGGCTCTATGAGGAGAGCGGGGATTTTGAGCGGGCCTACAGGGAGATTACAGCGATGGAGGAGGATAGTGAATCAAGCGGCCAAGAGATCTACCAGTTTGCCCTGCGGGCCGCTGAGGCGGGCGCGTTTACGGTCGCAGGTGATGCATTCCAAGCTGTACTCGAAACGCATCCCAAAGAGGATATCTTTGAACAGGCACGCCTGGGAATCGCGGACATGTATCGTTTACAGGCGGAACGGGCAGATAAATCCCCAGAGGATTACCAAAAATCTCTGGAAGCCTACGAACGGTTCCTGATGGATTTTCCAGGGCATCCGCAAGCCCCGACGGTGATGGCGCAGATTGCTGCTTTGCACCAGGATGTCTTTCGCAATCGCGACACTGCCCGAGTGATATTGCAACGATTGGCTACTCAGTATATGAATTCACCTGTCGGCCAAGAGGCCCAGTTTGATTTGGGGCGCCTTGCCATAGAAGAAGGAGATTTAGATCAGGCCGCGATCATCTTTGCACAACTTTCTGCACGAACAAGCGGTGAGTTATTTGCACGCTCTAAATTTGAGGAGGCAGTGATCCATTTTTATGCGGGAGAATTTACGGCTGCACAATCCACATTAGGCGATATTCGAGACGAAACAGACAAAGAAACGGCCAATGATGCCATTGCACTGCGCGTTCTTCTTCTTGAAAGTCCGCAGCCTGACTCCACAAACCTGGCTCTGTTGAGCTATGCACAAGCATTGCTACTTTTGCGTCAGCAAAAAGCAAATGAAACCGTGCTGGTTACACAAGATATACTGACACGATGGGGGGCGCATCCGATTGCTGACGAGGCGAGGTTTTTGCGTGCGGAGGCCCTCTTGTTGAATGGGCAATCAGAAGATGCCCTCATTGCATTCGGAGAATTCCCACTCATACATCCAGAAAGCCCGCTGCGTGATCGCAGCCTCTTTCATTATGCTGAGATTCTTGAAACGGTTCAGGGTGACACTGCCGGAGCACTCCAAGCCTACACCGACTTACTTACCCAGCACCCCGGCTCATTACTGGTCGAAAAAGTACGTGAACGCATACGGGCACTTCGTGCGACGAATCTGTAG
- the rfbD gene encoding dTDP-4-dehydrorhamnose reductase, with protein sequence MATERILITGANGLLGQELVRQLSRRDSYELLATGRDPASRLKGSLDHSYKPLDVCDSGRTQKIFDEFSPEYVINCAAITAVDDCENDRDACWRVNAEAVGNLAKLCHGRGAHLIQLSTDFVFNGKDGPYYEHNRPDPVNFYGKSKLAGENAARAACMGKLAIIRTNVVYGRSNGLSRPDFVGWVIKNLTHKHPIQVYTDQWRTPSYTYDLAMGILRLVHFRKSGVYNLSGREFLSMYEFAQSIAEAFDLDSTLITPIVQQDKPQLAQRPERTGLVILKSETELDYRPLSLKEALAHLHLRSQMTSTGSPFEDAWC encoded by the coding sequence ATGGCTACTGAGCGCATATTGATTACCGGGGCGAATGGGCTACTGGGACAAGAACTCGTTCGGCAGTTGTCCAGACGCGACTCCTATGAGTTATTGGCAACGGGGCGGGACCCGGCATCTCGCCTGAAAGGATCCCTGGATCATTCCTATAAGCCGCTGGATGTATGTGACTCAGGACGAACCCAAAAAATTTTCGATGAGTTCTCGCCGGAATATGTCATCAACTGTGCGGCAATAACCGCAGTGGACGACTGCGAAAATGATCGCGATGCATGCTGGCGTGTAAATGCAGAAGCGGTTGGAAACCTCGCAAAACTATGTCATGGCCGAGGTGCCCACCTGATTCAGCTCTCCACAGATTTTGTGTTTAATGGCAAAGACGGACCATACTACGAGCACAATCGTCCCGATCCAGTAAATTTCTATGGAAAATCAAAGCTGGCAGGCGAAAATGCAGCGCGTGCTGCATGCATGGGAAAACTGGCAATCATACGAACCAACGTGGTCTATGGCAGGTCCAACGGACTCTCCCGACCGGACTTTGTCGGGTGGGTTATCAAGAATCTAACCCATAAGCATCCAATTCAGGTCTACACGGACCAGTGGCGCACCCCTTCCTACACCTATGATCTTGCCATGGGAATTCTGCGCCTTGTACACTTTCGAAAGAGCGGCGTGTATAATCTGTCTGGACGGGAGTTTCTCAGCATGTATGAATTCGCCCAATCCATTGCAGAGGCTTTTGATCTTGATTCTACACTTATCACACCGATCGTGCAACAAGATAAACCTCAGTTGGCGCAGCGCCCCGAACGCACGGGGCTGGTCATCTTGAAATCAGAGACGGAGCTGGATTATCGCCCCCTGTCGCTCAAAGAAGCCTTGGCACATCTTCACCTTCGCAGTCAAATGACCTCGACCGGATCCCCCTTTGAAGATGCTTGGTGTTGA
- the serS gene encoding serine--tRNA ligase: protein MLGVEFIRSNPDEVRQALSFRGASESVNLVDEVLEQDRILREALTLQQAKQQEINSASRTVGTLMREGNKEAAADLIQRQKILKADVKELGQTVTDSEEQLSKLLLAIPNIPHESVPEGLTEAENVTIHRHGELPSFDFEPLPHWTISDRHGMIDFERGAKVAGAGFPFYMDVGAKLHRALINFFLSAATPQYTEVRPPLFVNAASAQGTGQLPDKEGQMYFIEDGFFPVPTAEVPLTNYFRDEILSEADLPIKLCAHTPCWRREAGSYGAHVRGLNRLHQFDKVEIVQFTHPHASYDVLEAMRLHAEELLKALELPYRCLLMCAGELGFNQTKQYDLEVWSAGQKRWLEVSSISNFTDYQARRMNIRFRPDGGGKPQLVHTLNGSALALPRVVAALLEHNQKEDGSHEFPSALTPYLT from the coding sequence ATGCTTGGTGTTGAATTTATCCGGTCCAATCCAGACGAGGTTCGACAGGCCCTTTCTTTTCGCGGTGCCTCTGAGAGTGTCAATCTTGTCGATGAAGTCCTTGAACAAGACCGGATTCTCCGGGAAGCACTGACCCTTCAGCAAGCGAAGCAGCAGGAGATTAATTCGGCAAGTCGAACGGTCGGCACCCTGATGCGTGAGGGGAACAAGGAGGCTGCCGCAGACCTGATCCAACGGCAGAAAATCCTGAAAGCAGACGTGAAAGAGTTGGGCCAAACCGTTACAGATTCGGAAGAGCAGCTCTCAAAGCTGCTGCTTGCAATTCCCAATATTCCTCATGAGAGTGTTCCCGAGGGATTGACCGAAGCAGAGAATGTGACGATCCATCGCCACGGCGAGCTTCCCTCCTTTGACTTTGAGCCTCTCCCCCACTGGACCATCTCCGACCGGCACGGGATGATCGATTTTGAGCGTGGCGCAAAAGTTGCCGGAGCAGGGTTTCCCTTTTATATGGATGTCGGGGCAAAATTGCACCGGGCTCTGATCAATTTTTTCCTTAGTGCCGCAACCCCGCAATACACCGAGGTCCGGCCCCCTCTGTTTGTAAATGCGGCCAGTGCGCAAGGAACTGGCCAATTGCCGGACAAAGAAGGGCAGATGTACTTCATTGAGGACGGGTTCTTTCCAGTGCCGACCGCAGAAGTGCCGCTGACCAACTATTTCCGCGATGAAATTCTATCCGAAGCCGATTTGCCGATCAAACTTTGTGCGCATACGCCGTGCTGGCGACGCGAAGCCGGCTCGTATGGCGCGCATGTGCGTGGACTGAATCGGCTGCATCAGTTCGACAAGGTCGAGATTGTCCAGTTCACGCACCCTCACGCAAGCTATGACGTTCTTGAAGCAATGCGCCTCCATGCAGAAGAGCTCCTGAAGGCCCTGGAACTCCCCTACCGGTGCCTGCTGATGTGTGCGGGCGAGCTGGGATTTAACCAGACAAAACAGTACGACCTGGAGGTCTGGAGTGCGGGCCAAAAACGTTGGCTGGAAGTTTCGTCTATTTCCAATTTCACCGATTACCAGGCACGCCGGATGAATATCCGATTCCGGCCGGATGGCGGTGGCAAACCTCAATTGGTACATACTCTTAACGGCAGTGCTCTTGCCCTGCCCAGAGTGGTTGCAGCGCTATTGGAGCACAATCAAAAGGAGGACGGCTCGCACGAATTTCCCTCTGCTTTGACTCCGTACCTAACCTAA